Proteins from one Aquila chrysaetos chrysaetos chromosome 5, bAquChr1.4, whole genome shotgun sequence genomic window:
- the LOC115341280 gene encoding olfactory receptor 10A7-like, with the protein MKPGNQKVTTHFLLLGFAFHGKMQLLFFMLISIMFLAILIGNSLIVMITTIDPVLHTPMYYFLKNLALTEICYSLSLVHKMLAIFLVERKNNSFTACALQLNCIILFVTCEHFLLGAMAYDQQAAICHPLHYATMMNRDRCFKMAIGSWLSGVPVALGFTTWLFTLPFCGRNTVNHFFCDVSPVLKLVCADTALFELLIFIAIVIVMIPFSLTGISYLCITHAVLQISSAVGQRRAFSTCAAHLVVVTLFYSTTGIIHLQPKSSISSNMKKMVSLSYTVVTPMLDPIIYSLRNQEVKQSLRRCIDRCLLRKQMAFFSSIQVVVTTGGPDAWKKANVTPLFKKGKKEELRNYSLTSVPAKVME; encoded by the exons ATGAAACCAGGAAACCAAAAAGTCACTACTCACTTCTTACTTTTGGGGTTTGCCTTCCATGGCAAGATGCAGCTCCtatttttcatgctgatttCCATCATGTTCCTGGCCATCTTGATAGGGAACTCTCTAATTGTTATGATCACAACCATTGACCCTGTCCTACACACACCCATGTACTACTTCCTAAAGAATCTTGCCTTGACAGAGATCTGCTACAGCCTGAGCCTTGTCCACAAGATGCTCGCGATTTTTCtggtggagagaaaaaataattccttcacAGCTTGTGCCTTGCAGCTCAACTGCATTATTCTTTTTGTCACCTGTGAGCATTTCCTTTTAGGTGCAATGGCTTATGATCAGCAAGCGGCAATATGCCATCCATTGCATTATGCCACCATGATGAACAGGGATCGCTGCTTCAAGATGGCTATTGGGTCTTGGCTGTCTGGTGTCCCTGTAGCTCTGGGTTTCACCACATGGTTATTTACCCTGCCCTTCTGTGGGAGAAACACAGTCAATCATTTCTTTTGTGATGTTTCTCCTGTGTTGAAGCTGGTGTGTGCAGACACAGCCTTGTTTGAACTACtgatttttattgctattgTAATAGTGATGATTCCCTTTTCTCTGACAGGCATCTCTTACCTTTGCATTACCCATGCTGTTCTTCAGATATCCTCAGCTGTGGGCCAGAGGCGAGCCTTTTCCACCTGTGCAGCTCACTTGGTGGTAGTGACCCTTTTCTACAGCACAACTGGCATCATTCACCTGCAACCCAAGTCCAGCATCTCATCcaacatgaagaaaatggtTTCCCTGTCTTACACAGTTGTCACCCCCATGCTTGACCCCATCATCTACAGCTTGAGGAATCAGGAAGTCAAGCAAAGCCTGAGGAGATGCATTGACAGGTGCTTACTTAGGAAgcagatggcttttttttcctccatccag GTCGTGGTGACCACAGGAGGTCCTGATGCCTGGAAAAAGGCAAACGTCACACCCCTcttcaagaaaggcaagaaggaggaGCTGAGGAACTACAGTCTCACCTCAGTACCTGCAAAGGTGATGGAATAA
- the LOC115341659 gene encoding olfactory receptor 12D2-like — protein MLNETEVISEFILLGLTDIQGLQHFFFISFLLLYLTSLLGNGAIVTMVITEPRLHTPMYFFLGNLSCLDIFYSTVTVPKMLAGFLFGHQPISFGGCLAQLHFFHFLGSTEAVLLATMAYDRYVAICNPLRYALVMSPRTCLLLAVASWSTGFVHAMMHSVMTSQLSFCGHNHIHHVFCDIKPLLNLACSSTSLNMTLLNVVTTAIALGPFTLIVLSYLYIISFAFRKVRSQEGRWKPFSTCASHLTIVALLYIPVLFNYTPPSSGSSSKRDVQVSLMYSAVTPALNPLIYTLRNQEVRSALKKTVGRKIFPGGK, from the coding sequence ATGCTGAACGAGACAGAGGTCATCAGTGAGTTCATCCTTTTGGGCCTCACCGATATCCAGGGCCTGCAgcactttttcttcatctcctttctCTTGCTCTACTTGACCAGTCTTCTGGGAAATGGTGCCATTGTGACCATGGTGATAACTGAGCCCCGGCTCCACACACCGATGTACTTCTTCCTGGGGAACCTGTCCTGCCTGGACATTTTCTATTCCACAGTCACTGTTCCCAAGATGTTGGCTGGCTTTCTCTTTGGGCATCAGCCCATCTCTTTTGGTGGGTGCTTGGCCCAGCTCCACTTCTTCCACTTCCTGGGCAGTACTGAGGCTGTGCTCCTGGCCACCATGGCCTATGATCGCTACGTGGCCATTTGCAACCCTTTGCGCTATGCCCTTGTCATGAGCCCACGGACTtgtctgctgctggctgtggccAGCTGGTCCACTGGTTTTGTACATGCCATGATGCACTCAGTCATGACCTCTCAATTGAGTTTCTGTGGCCACAACCACATTCATCACGTCTTCTGTGACATCAAGCCACTGTTGAATTTGGCTTGCAGTAGCACCAGCCTCAACATGACCCTCCTCAATGTTGTCACCACAGCTATTGCTCTAGGGCCCTTCACTCTCATAGTCCTCTCCTACCTCTACATCATCTCCTTCGCCTTCCGGAAAGTCCGGTCCCAGGAAGGAAGATGGAAGCCCTTCTCCACCTGTGCCTCCCACCTCACCATTGTGGCACTGTTGTACATACCAGTGCTCTTCAATTATACACCAccctcctcaggaagctccTCTAAAAGGGATGTGCAAGTGTCTCTCATGTATAGTGCTGTCACCCCAGCTCTGAACCCCTTGATCTACACTCTTAGGAACCAGGAGGTGAGATCTGCCCTGAAAAAAACGGTAGGGAGAAAAATCTTCCCTGGAGGAAAGTGA